From Brevundimonas vesicularis:
ATGACGACAACATCTTCGCGGCCGAGGACAACCGTCAGCCTGCAACGACCTTGCGCCTGACGCCTGAAGTCGTCGTCCGATCCAACTGGTCGCGCCACGCGTTTGAAACCCGCGCCCGCGCCGAGATCGACCGCAACCTCGACTTCGACAGCGAGAACACGACCGACTGGAGCCTGGGCGGCGCCGGCCGTCTCGACATCGTTCGAGGCGTCGACATCACCTTGGCCGCCGACTACGCCCGCGATCACGAGGCCCGCACGGCCGCCGGGGCCGGCCCCGTCGCTCGACGCCCGATCGCCTTCGAGTTGGCCTCCGCCTCGCTCGCGGCGACGCGCACGCGGGGTCGATTGCGCCTCTCGGCCGACGCCGCCGTTCTTCGCTATGACTACCTCGATGGACTGAGCGACGCCGGCGCCGTCATCGAACAGGACGACCGGGATCGCACAGCCGTCCGCCTGACCGGCCGCGCCGACTACGCCCTCTCACCCGCCACGGCCCTGTTCTTTCAGCTCGCCCGCGACGACCGCCGCTATCACACGGTGGCAGGGTCGCCCGAACGATCCTCTTCCGGCCACGAAGCCTTGGCTGGCGTGGACTTCGAGCTGGGCGCGCTGATCCGGGGCCAGGTCGCCGCCGGATACATCCGCCAGAATTTCCACGATCCAGCCTATGGCGATCTCGACGGCTTCGGCGGTCGTGCGCGCCTGTCGTGGTTCCCCACCCAACTGACGACTCTGACCGCCACCGCCACGCGCAGCGTCGAGGACACCGGCGTGATCGGCGCGGCCGGCGCTCTGCGCACCGACGTGTCGATCGGCGCGGACCACGAACTCCTGCGCAACTTGGTCCTTACGGCGGAAACGGCGTGGAGTGAGGACGACTACAACGGCCTCGGCCGCACCGACACCCGCTTTACCGCTGGTTTCAGCGTCATCTATCGCCTCAACCGTCGCTATGGCCTGACCGCCGGTCTGACCTATCTCGACCAATCCTCGTCCGGCGCGGTTGCAGGACCGAGCTATCGCTCAACCCGCCTGTCCGCCGCGGTCGTCTCGCAATTCTGACTGCACGGCCACAGCGCGAAGATTGACAACCTGAAGGCATCATCGCAGGACTGGACGGGACGACCACCGTTCGATGGCGCGATGACCCACCACGACCCCGCGATCGGCGGTCCCGGCCAGCCGGCGGACGACGCCTTCGACCTCCACGCTTTGATCGCCGCCTTCCGCCGTCGTCTCGGCCTGTTCAGCGCCGTCGCAGCCGCTGTCTGCCTGATCGTGCTGGCGCTGATGCTGGGCCAGCCGCCGGTCTATACCGCCATCGCCAATCTTCAGATCAATACCCGCAAGGCACAGGTCGTGGCGGGTCAGGCCGTGCTGTCGGCGCTCGACGCCGAGGCGGCCATCGTCGACACCGAGGTCGAGGTTCTGAAGTCACCCCAGCTCGCCGCTCAGGTCGTGGAGACGCTGGATCTGATCCGCGATCCCGAGTTCAACGCCCGCCTGCGATCCTCGCCACTCGCCAGGCGCCTGCCGCGCGCCACGCCTGCGCCGACCGATGCTGAGATCGAGCGGCAGCAGGTGATCGACGCCGTCCGGCGGCGCCTGACCGTGCGCCGCGTCGGCCTGACCTATTCGATGGCGGTCGGCTTCACCTCCGAAAGTCCGACCAAGGCGGCCCGCATCGCCAACGCCTTCGCCGACGCCTATCTCCAGTCTCAACTCACCGCCAAGTTCGACGCTAACGCCCAGGCCAACACCTTCCTGGGCGCTCGGCTGGAAGATCTGCGCCGCCAGGTCGAGGCCGCCGACGCGGCCGTCTCAGCCTACCGGATAGAAAACGGCCTGCTCAGCGCCCAGGGCGCAACCCTGACGGAGCAGGAGATCTCGGCCTACAACCAGCAACTCGCCTTGGCCCGCGCGCAGCAGGCCGAACAGGACGCCCGCCTGCGCACCGCCCGCGCCCAGATGGCGGCCGGCTCCAACGGCGACGATGTGGGCGAGGCCCTCACATCCCCCGTGGTTCAGAACCTGCGCGCCCAGCGTGCCGCGATCAGCACGCGCGTCGCGGACCTTTCTGTCCGCTACGGCCCTTTGCACCCCGACCTGATCCGCGCCCGTCAGGAGCTGTCCGACATCGACGCCCAGATCCAGGCCGAGATCCGCCGTGTCGTCTCCAACCTGGACGCCCAAGCCCAGGTCGCCCGCCAACGCGCCGCCTCGGTGCAGTCCAGCCTGGACGCCGCGCGCGGCGCGCTGGCCGACAACAACGCCGCCTCGGTGCGCCTGCGCGAACTGGAAGGCGAGGCCGAGGCCGCCAGCGCCATCTACCGCGCCTTCCTGGATCGCTATCGCGAGACCAGCGCCCAGACCGGGGTCGAGCAGGCGGACGCCCGCATCGTGTCGCGCGCCACGCCTCCGACCGAGCAAAGCGCACCGAACCTGATGATCAGCCTTGCACTCGGCCTGATGCTCGGCGCGGCGGCGGGAACCGGCGCCGTCATCATCGCCAACGCCATGCAGACCGGCCTCAGCGGCCCCGACGATATCGAACGCAGGCTGGGCGTCGGGGCCATCGGCGCCGTTCCGCTGGCTTCATCGGTGGCGACGGCGGAGGATCAGACGCTGCATCCGATCGATCTCGTCGTCCAACGCCCGCTGTCGGTCTTTGCCGAGGCTTTCCGAGCGCTGCGCACCTCGATCACCCCCATCGTCAGCGTCGTGGGCGAACCGTCCGCGCGCATCGTCGCCGTCACCTCCGCCCTGCCCGGCGAAGGCAAGACCACCACAGCCGTCTGTCTGGCCCGCGTCGCCGCGCGCTCCGGCGGACGCGTTCTCTTGATCGACGGCGACCCGCGTCGGCGCGGCGTGACGCGAATGCTGGGCCTGAACCCAGATCACGGCCTGGCCGAGGTCCTGCATGGCGCAGCGGCCTGGCGAAACGTCCTGGTGCTGGACCCGGCCTCTGGCGCGCAGGTTCTGCCCCTGTCGGGATCAGGCCTGTCGGCCGATGACCTGTTCGGCGTCCCGCCGATGACTGCCCTGCTCGACGAACTGCGTCAGGCCTTCGACCTGATCGTCATCGACACCGCGCCTGTCTTGGTCCTCGCCGACGCCCGTATCCTGGCGGCCAAGGCCGACAGCGTCGTCCTGCTCGCCCGCTGGCGAAAGACCCCCCCACGCGCCGTCGCCGCCGCGATCCGCATCCTCAGCCAATCCGGCGTTCGCCTTTCCGGCGTCACCCTCAGTCAGGTCGATGTCCGGGCGCAGGCCGGGCAGCACTACGGCCATCACGACTACGGCTATCGGGCCTATCGCAAATACTACGCCGCCTGATGTGGACGGAAAGTCAGCGCCCTCAGCCTTCTCGCCATTCGCTCAACGTCTTGCCCTCGGCGTCCTCGAAGGCGACGCGGTCGAGTTGAACGGCGCCGATGCAGACCGGCCTTTGATCCGCGTCCACGGCGCGGCAGCGAATGGCGCGACCGTCCGCGAACGCGGTCATTCGTCCCTCAAGCACCAGGCGATAGCCTTTCGCGGACGGCATCAAAGGCTGGTCGCCTTCGGCGCGCAGCGTCGCCTCATAGGCCCGGCCGTTGCGCCGGACAGTCCTGGACCCGCCTTCTTTGAAAACAGCCGCCAAGCCCATGGTCTGGGCCGCCGATGGGGCTTCAGGCGAGGCGCCCCCCTGGATCGCCGGACAGGTGTCGACGCGCAGCCAGGGGCGGGCCAACCAGAAGCCCTCGGCCGCTTCCCAGGTTTCAGCGTCACCCGCGATCAACGCCGATTGCGACCAGTCGCCGGGCGTCAGCGCCAGTTTCGCGCTCTCTCGATCCTCGCTCCATGTCACTGTCGCCAAACCGGCTTGCGACGGTCCATTCACGGCGGGACCACCACAGCCGAAGGCCTGGCGCACGACGAAACGTCGGCCGGCCAGAGACGCGCCTGCGACCTCCTGCCCGGCGGCGAATGCAGAGGCGGCGATGTCCATGGCCTGAAGCAGGCTTGCGCGGTCCAGGATTGGCGCGGGTGCCACGGTCACGACCGGCGTCTGCGCCGGCTCCGCAACAGGCGCGCTTGCTGCGGTCGGCTCACGCTGGCAGGCGCTTAGAAAAATGAGGGACGCCGCAAGCGCGACGACCCATGAACGAGGCGATGCAATCGGTTCGAGCATGGAACCACCCTAGCACGTGAACCGCTGACAGGGAGCCGATCTTACGAAATTGGTTGACGCGAGAGACGGGGGACGGTCTGCACGGCATCATGACTTTCGATCAGATCGCGGCGCTCGCCGTTCTTGTCGGCGTTGTCGGCGTCCTCATTCATGGCAAGGTCCGAGCCGATGTCGTCGCCCTGACCGGTGCGGCGGTGCTGCTGTTGCTGGGTGTCGTTCGGCCCGTCGAGGTCCAGGGCGCCTTCGCCAGCCCCGCAGTCATCGCTCTCGCCGGTCTTTTCGTCATCGCCTACGCCATCGAGCTGTCGGGCCTGCTTGGCTGGTTGATCCGCCAGGCCACGCAGCTCGCCTCGAGGATCGGCGCCAGGGGCATCTGGATCGTCATCGGCCTTTTTGGATCGGTCGGCGGCTTCTTGAACAATACGCCGGTCGTGGTGCTGGCTGCGCCGGTGATCCGCGACGTGGCCCAGTCGCTTCGGCTGTCTCCCAAACGTTTTCTGATGCCTTTGAGCCATGTCACCGTCATGGGCGGGCTGCTGACCCTGATCGGCACCTCGACCAACCTCTTGGTCAATGACATGGCGCGCAACGCGGGACAGCCCGTCTTCGGTCTGTTTGAGATCACCCCCGTGGGTCTGGCGATCGCCGTCGTCGGCGGCCTGTGGCTGTATTTCGTCGGTGCGCGTCAACTCGGCCGGTCCGTCGCCATGGATGAGGCGGAAGCCGCGCGACTGGCGGAGATGGAGGAGGCGCGGCAACGCGCCGAAGCCGAAGCAATTTCAAAACGCCGGCGACGCCTGCCGTTCGGCCTTCCCCGTCTTGGCGGATCCCGCAATCAGGCCGATGGCTCCGGCGACGCGCATCTGGGCGACATTGATCTGTACAGCGCGGCGGACCGGCCGTTCCGTCTTCGCCCGGCGATGATCGCCTTGGGGATCTTCGTTCTGGTGATCATCTCGGCTGCGCTCGGCTGGGCGCCCATCGCCGCCTCCGCCTTCGCCGGCGCTGTCGCCTTGATCCTGCTTCGGGTCATTACGCCCGAAGAAGCCTACGCCGGACTGAGGCCCGAAATCCTGCTGCTGATCGCGGGAATGGTGGTTGTCGGCACGGCGATCGAGGTGACCGGTCTGGCCTCCGCCGGCGCCGACCGTCTGATCGGGTTCATCCGTCCGCTCGGCCCGCTCGGGGCGTTGATCGTGCTGTACGGCGTGACCCTGTTCGCCACCGAACTGCTATCCAATGCGACCGTCGCGGTCCTGATCACGCCCATCGCCGTGGCCTTGGCCGAAAGCCTGGGCGTCGATCCCCGCCCCTTCCTGGTCTGCGTTATGATGGCGGCCTCGGCGGCCTTCGCCACCCCCTTCGGCTATCAGACCAATGTGCTGGTCTTCAACATGGGCGGCTACAGCTACATGGACTTCGTGCGCGTCGGCCTGCCTCTGAACCTGATCACCTGGGTCGCCGCCATGGTGGCCATCCCGATCTTCTTCCCGTTCTGAACACCCGCCCCGCTTTTTCGACAGGCTTAAAACGCCCTTGCGATGGTTGGCAGTCGATCCGCTGCTCGCTACCAACCTTACGGGGCAAGGCGAGGGGAAGCGCATGGGTATGGGAACGGTCTTAAGGACGCTGATCTTCGGCAAGGACGCCGATTGCAAACGACGGTCCGCCAAGGCGGCGCGCATTCGCGCCCTCCCCGATCGGTGCGTGATGGCCGAAAGCTACGTCCCCGCCTTGGCCGCAGAGGGCGGCCGCATACTGTGGGTAGGGTGTCGCGAATATACGCTGGATGATTACGCCGCGCTGGAAGCCGACGGAGGAGAAGTCTGGACAACCGATATTGACGCCGCCGCCGAGCGCTGGGGCCGATGCGGCCGGCATCGCACCGGCGACGTCTGTGAGGCGGACGGGATTTTCTCCGATCTGAGCTTTGACGCTGCCGTCTGCAACGGCGTGCTGGGCTATGGCGTCGACAGTTCCGAACAGCAGCAAAGGGCGCTGAAGGCGTTGGCCGCCATCCTTCGGCCCAGCGGACGGCTGCTGCTCGGCTGGAACACAGACAAGATCAGCGACCCCGTCGCGGCAGGCCTGACCGAGGCGCACTTCGATCCGGCGCCGCTGGGCGACCGACCGTCACGCGTCCGGTTCGACGCCGTGACCCACGTCTACGACAGCTTCATCCGCAAGGCCTGAGCGGCCGGCTCAGGCGCCGGACTGCGTCCCATGCCGCATCTGGCGCAAAGGCTGGCGAGCGCTCGACGGCGACCGGCCCGAGGATGACCGATCCGCCAAGGTCTCGCGAAGGGCGTCCAGTTCGGCGGCGCGGGCGGAGGGGGCATGCACACGTTCGACGAACGCCTGGCCCGCGCGCGCCAAAGCCAGCCGTTCCGCCGGATTTTCGACGAGGTGGTTCAGCGCCGCCGTGAGCGGCTCCGCGTTTTCCACATCGACGTAGATGGCGTGCTCGCCGCTCGCTTCTCGCAACCCCCCGCGTCCGGACGAAATCAGGGCCGCCCCCGCCGCATGCGCCTCCAGCGCCGTCAGCCCCATCGCCTCACGAACGCGAGACGGTGTGACCGCGATGGCCGCGCGACGCGTCACGGCCCGGACCTCGTCCAGAGACGCGGATTTGTAGATTTCGACACGGTCGCCGAACCGATCCAGCGCGCCGATCAGCGGCGCGGCCCAGTCCTTATGCTTCTCCCAGTCGCCCAGCATCAGGGCGCCGCGCCAGTCGGGATGACGATCAAGCGTCTCGGCCAAGGCGACGCAGAACACGTCCAGACCCTTGTCGCGCATGGCGCGGCCGGAGAACAGGATCAGATTCTCGCGCGTGTCCGGCGAGGCGCGCCAGGCCTCGATCGCGATCGGGTTGCAGACCGAGGCGACGCGGTCCGCCAGACGCGGATAGTCTTCCGCAAACTCCTGCCCCGCCGCCTGACTGACGAAAACCAGCCGGTCGAAGCGCGCCAGGCGACGACCATAGCGGAAGGCTTCGATGACGTTCTTGGCCGGCTTGATGCGCGTGTGGCGGTAAAGGACGTGGACGGCGGCCGGGACTTGGCGCACCAGTTCTGACGCCATCTTCAGTTGCTGATGATATTCGACGATGTCTGGCGACACTGCGCGCAGAATGGACGCCACCGCCGCATTGCGCGCCTTGCGTCCCAGGCCGGCCGGCACGGTCTGGATGTTGAGGTCAGGCTGCGGGGGAGCGCCGTCGTCGCAAATCAGCGTGACCGAACGGCTCAGCCGGCTATGCGCCGCCAGGGTGCGAACCACCGTCTCCATCGAGTTGCCCTTGTCGGGACAGAAGCTGCACCCACGGGGCAGAACGACGGCGATACGCATGGTCTAGCCTTCCTTCCGAACGGAAGCTGTCTCGAAAATCTTGGGATGGACGGCGGCGCCGGTGGCGCGGCGACCGCGCGGACCGTTGAGGCCCAGCAGACGCCGAGCCTTGAAGCCGGCCTTCAGCCAAGGCTCGGCCGCCGACCGGCGGATGCCCTTCACATCGATGAAGGTGACGTCGCCGTGACCCGACAGGGTGTGAAAGCCGTCGCCGTATCCGTCCAGCAGATGGCCTGGCTCGAACCGCTTCACGACTGCGGCCGAAAACGCGTCCGGGGTCAGCGTATCGATCCGCAACAGATTAATGGCCGCGCCATAGGTCTGGGCGCAGTCCTGAACCGGCAGATGAAGCGCGCCGCCGTGGACGAAGGCCGAACCGCCCGGTCGGGACGTCTCGAATCCGCGCATGACAGGATTGCCGACATGCGACGTCCAGGGACCGGTCAA
This genomic window contains:
- a CDS encoding outer membrane beta-barrel protein; translation: MRREILPAGVVLIMSGATDASAQALRSAQDAQIDLFVRNRAVAVRDRSQPAYDPLGIRAGGFTAFPRLQWGVVHDDNIFAAEDNRQPATTLRLTPEVVVRSNWSRHAFETRARAEIDRNLDFDSENTTDWSLGGAGRLDIVRGVDITLAADYARDHEARTAAGAGPVARRPIAFELASASLAATRTRGRLRLSADAAVLRYDYLDGLSDAGAVIEQDDRDRTAVRLTGRADYALSPATALFFQLARDDRRYHTVAGSPERSSSGHEALAGVDFELGALIRGQVAAGYIRQNFHDPAYGDLDGFGGRARLSWFPTQLTTLTATATRSVEDTGVIGAAGALRTDVSIGADHELLRNLVLTAETAWSEDDYNGLGRTDTRFTAGFSVIYRLNRRYGLTAGLTYLDQSSSGAVAGPSYRSTRLSAAVVSQF
- a CDS encoding GumC family protein; the protein is MTHHDPAIGGPGQPADDAFDLHALIAAFRRRLGLFSAVAAAVCLIVLALMLGQPPVYTAIANLQINTRKAQVVAGQAVLSALDAEAAIVDTEVEVLKSPQLAAQVVETLDLIRDPEFNARLRSSPLARRLPRATPAPTDAEIERQQVIDAVRRRLTVRRVGLTYSMAVGFTSESPTKAARIANAFADAYLQSQLTAKFDANAQANTFLGARLEDLRRQVEAADAAVSAYRIENGLLSAQGATLTEQEISAYNQQLALARAQQAEQDARLRTARAQMAAGSNGDDVGEALTSPVVQNLRAQRAAISTRVADLSVRYGPLHPDLIRARQELSDIDAQIQAEIRRVVSNLDAQAQVARQRAASVQSSLDAARGALADNNAASVRLRELEGEAEAASAIYRAFLDRYRETSAQTGVEQADARIVSRATPPTEQSAPNLMISLALGLMLGAAAGTGAVIIANAMQTGLSGPDDIERRLGVGAIGAVPLASSVATAEDQTLHPIDLVVQRPLSVFAEAFRALRTSITPIVSVVGEPSARIVAVTSALPGEGKTTTAVCLARVAARSGGRVLLIDGDPRRRGVTRMLGLNPDHGLAEVLHGAAAWRNVLVLDPASGAQVLPLSGSGLSADDLFGVPPMTALLDELRQAFDLIVIDTAPVLVLADARILAAKADSVVLLARWRKTPPRAVAAAIRILSQSGVRLSGVTLSQVDVRAQAGQHYGHHDYGYRAYRKYYAA
- a CDS encoding SLC13 family permease, with translation MTFDQIAALAVLVGVVGVLIHGKVRADVVALTGAAVLLLLGVVRPVEVQGAFASPAVIALAGLFVIAYAIELSGLLGWLIRQATQLASRIGARGIWIVIGLFGSVGGFLNNTPVVVLAAPVIRDVAQSLRLSPKRFLMPLSHVTVMGGLLTLIGTSTNLLVNDMARNAGQPVFGLFEITPVGLAIAVVGGLWLYFVGARQLGRSVAMDEAEAARLAEMEEARQRAEAEAISKRRRRLPFGLPRLGGSRNQADGSGDAHLGDIDLYSAADRPFRLRPAMIALGIFVLVIISAALGWAPIAASAFAGAVALILLRVITPEEAYAGLRPEILLLIAGMVVVGTAIEVTGLASAGADRLIGFIRPLGPLGALIVLYGVTLFATELLSNATVAVLITPIAVALAESLGVDPRPFLVCVMMAASAAFATPFGYQTNVLVFNMGGYSYMDFVRVGLPLNLITWVAAMVAIPIFFPF
- a CDS encoding methyltransferase domain-containing protein, whose product is MGMGTVLRTLIFGKDADCKRRSAKAARIRALPDRCVMAESYVPALAAEGGRILWVGCREYTLDDYAALEADGGEVWTTDIDAAAERWGRCGRHRTGDVCEADGIFSDLSFDAAVCNGVLGYGVDSSEQQQRALKALAAILRPSGRLLLGWNTDKISDPVAAGLTEAHFDPAPLGDRPSRVRFDAVTHVYDSFIRKA
- a CDS encoding glycosyltransferase family 4 protein; translation: MRIAVVLPRGCSFCPDKGNSMETVVRTLAAHSRLSRSVTLICDDGAPPQPDLNIQTVPAGLGRKARNAAVASILRAVSPDIVEYHQQLKMASELVRQVPAAVHVLYRHTRIKPAKNVIEAFRYGRRLARFDRLVFVSQAAGQEFAEDYPRLADRVASVCNPIAIEAWRASPDTRENLILFSGRAMRDKGLDVFCVALAETLDRHPDWRGALMLGDWEKHKDWAAPLIGALDRFGDRVEIYKSASLDEVRAVTRRAAIAVTPSRVREAMGLTALEAHAAGAALISSGRGGLREASGEHAIYVDVENAEPLTAALNHLVENPAERLALARAGQAFVERVHAPSARAAELDALRETLADRSSSGRSPSSARQPLRQMRHGTQSGA